In Macrobrachium rosenbergii isolate ZJJX-2024 chromosome 6, ASM4041242v1, whole genome shotgun sequence, a genomic segment contains:
- the LOC136839604 gene encoding thyrotropin-releasing hormone receptor-like, whose translation MADSMGQSLSPPAPADADLVDEETSTAGTDSLLPFSIALFLTCTMALAANIFMIASIINSKTLRRKRSTHFTVSFLISSASTALSCLNIVGLSWIDSSEEEDEEISSFVWTVLFGLLWNFGISHYFTSCALALTRLMAMMWPLKYQKVMSSRIANVLIIFPWMFSGFICMPAFYGVLGKPDSKMFEFTPGYKRSEKVRAMAYMATSVGGPVVIACIAYVAMFIQATRSQSATDSHELGNNHHISQWQSGLTRALLANIIIHLGCNIPHAICHAVDSFNKNPVFKATIHVICSVQYILDPMMFFIVAQEYRKAGLELLNCVFRRGQRSVPTASESYGTSHRMKTSVLQNTCDL comes from the exons ATGGCAGATAGTATGGGACAATCCTTGTCACCTCCAGCACCAGCGGACGCTGATTTAGTTGATGAAGAAACTTCAACAGCGGGAACCGATTCCCTTCTACCTTTTAGCATAGCCTTGTTCCTTACGTGCACCATGGCTCTCGCAG CAAATATCTTCATGATCGCCTCAATCATAAATTCGAAGACTCTGCGCAGGAAGAGGTCGACTCATTTCACGGTCAGCTTTCTTATCTCTTCCGCTTCCACGGCTCTCAGTTGCTTGAACATCGTTGGACTGTCATGGATTGACAGTTCTGAGGAAGAAGACGAGGAGATTTCGTCTTTTGTCTGGACGGTACTTTTCGGTCTTCTCTGGAACTTCGGCATTTCGCATTATTTCACATCATGCGCTCTTGCTTTGACCAG ATTGATGGCAATGATGTGGCCACTGAAATACCAGAAGGTGATGTCCAGCAGAATCGCCAATGTCCTGATTATTTTTCCATGGATGTTTTCGGGATTTATCTGCATGCCTGCTTTCTATGGA GTCCTGGGTAAACCAGACTCGAAGATGTTTGAATTCACACCAGGTTACAAAAGGTCAGAAAAGGTCAGGGCAATGGCTTACATGGCCACATCTGTCGGTGGTCCAGTGGTAATTGCCTGCATCGCATATGTTGCAATGTTTATTCAG gCCACCAGATCACAGTCTGCAACCGACTCTCACGAGCTTGGCAACAACCATCATATTTCTCAGTGGCAAAGTGGTTTAACGAGGGCTTTGCTCGCAAACATCATTATCCATCTAGGCTGCAATATCCCTCATGCAATTTGCCATGCAGTTGACAGCTTCAACAAGAATCCTGTTTTCAAAGCAACAATCCACGTCATCTGTTCAGTGCAATATATCCTGGATCCCATGATGTTCTTTATTGTTGCCCAAGAATACCGAAAGGCAGGTCTTGAGCTACTGAACTGCGTGTTTCGTAGGGGTCAAAGGTCGGTGCCCACCGCTTCAGAATCCTACGGAACGTCTCACCGCATGAAAACATCGGTTCTGCAAAACACATGTGATTTGTAG
- the LOC136839606 gene encoding protein trapped in endoderm-1-like: MEGNTMQSSSSSPVSQDTESLHGRDAATMTDSILHFKISICLANVVALAANAFMVVSIIKSKTLRKKRSTHFIVSFLLSSAASALGSMDAVVLSLIDSSVEEEKTSSSAWSTVLFGLVWTFGISHYFTSCALALTRLMAMMWPVKYQKLMSSKVAGFLIVLPWMLAALICIPAFFGVMGKPDTKTLEYKPGHTRSENVTAMAYMATTVGGPVLTACSAYVAMFIQASRSQSATRSHEHHNNHRISQWKNGITRALLASIIIHVSCNIPHVICHAVDSFNNDHVLKAAIHFIYTVQFILDPLMFFIFAQEYRKASLELLNPTFRRGQRSTPASSESYGASKRFRVTLAQNTQDL; encoded by the exons ATGGAAGGAAATACAatgcaatcttcttcttcttctcctgtttcCCAAGACACCGAATCACTTCATGGAAGAGATGCAGCGACGATGACCGACTCCATTCtacattttaaaataagtatATGTCTTGCAAACGTCGTGGCTCTTGCAG CAAATGCCTTCATGGTCGTCTCAATCATAAAATCGAAGACTTTGCGCAAGAAACGGTCAACTCACTTCATAGTCAGTTTTCTCCTGTCCTCCGCTGCCTCGGCTCTCGGCAGCATGGACGCCGTTGTGTTGTCACTGATTGACAGTTCGGTTGAGGAAGAGAAGACTTCCTCCTCTGCGTGGTCGACAGTGCTTTTTGGTCTTGTCTGGACATTCGGCATTTCACATTATTTCACTTCATGCGCTCTGGCTTTGACCAG GCTGATGGCAATGATGTGGCCAGTGAAATACCAGAAGCTTATGTCCAGCAAAGTCGCTGGTTTCCTGATTGTTTTACCATGGATGCTTGCGGCGCTTATTTGCATACCTGCTTTCTTTGGA GTAATGGGTAAGCCAGACACGAAGACGCTTGAATACAAACCAGGTCATACAAGGTCAGAAAATGTTACTGCAATGGCATACATGGCCACAACAGTTGGAGGTCCAGTGCTGACTGCCTGCTCTGCATATGTTGCGATGTTCATCCAG GCCTCCAGATCACAGTCTGCAACCAGATCTCATGAGCATCACAACAACCATCGTATTTCTCAGTGGAAAAATGGCATAACGAGGGCCTTACTTGCCAGCATCATTATTCACGTAAGCTGCAATATCCCTCATGTCATATGCCATGCGGTTGACAGCTTCAACAATGATCATGTACTCAAGGCAGCAATCCACTTCATTTATACAGTGCAGTTTATCCTGGATCCCTTGATGTTCTTCATTTTCGCCCAAGAATACCGGAAGGCAAGTCTCGAGCTTCTGAACCCCACGTTTCGCAGAGGTCAAAGGTCGACGCCCGCCTCTTCAGAATCCTACGGAGCCTCCAAGCGCTTCAGAGTGACGCTTGCACAAAACACGCAAGATTTGTAG